The following are encoded together in the Lactuca sativa cultivar Salinas chromosome 1, Lsat_Salinas_v11, whole genome shotgun sequence genome:
- the LOC111908298 gene encoding uncharacterized protein LOC111908298 — MFPINQEKTKQITLDKNNPIKEKLKMNAWDKIATWAYSVGLPFNVVRDESMPAPSYHNIHVTLMKKRLEDTQKFVDSFRPHWEEYRLFLKSIDASEHVKNAQLIVEMINEVIKDVGEENMFITDNGSNFKVAGKILEEQHPKLFWTPCAAHCVNLMIGDIGEKIPKIKTALTDARAIVVYIYNHRRILNLMRKLTKNKELHRSCVTRFATQFYTIQSIHENRHHIQVLFVSEEWRKSDFAKQAVGKKVEQIVARKEFWDNIHLACQVLAPLVDVVRLVHTEDKPCMGYIDDAMDIAKEQIKKNLTGTPNERMITTVWAMIQTRWTDQLHHPLHAAGCYLNPAIFHGENSREIRKNRDIATGLYVAIDPAIRARTKVAPYIWWRTYGIDTPLLQTFAITVLSQTCSASPCEATFNEKKLSFTTKNDLVFIQYNTRLQRRFNSLKANRSLDPILLRDVDENDDWVIPTEVKLQEFVDGRDGLLWSAMREPMGGTEEVRVTARSKRDSYRDDNDDDDDIRVEVEDLDEQLDALGDVGSEEDFMSYD; from the exons ATGTTTCCGATTAATCAAGAAAAAACAAAGCAAATTACGTTGGATAAAAATAATCCAATAAAAGAGAAGTTAAAGATGAATGCTTGGGATAAAATTGCAACTTGGGCTTATTCGGTTGGTTTACCCTTCAATGTCGTGCGTGACGAAA GTATGCCAGCTCCATCTTATCATAATATTCACGTCACACTGATGAAAAAACGTTTAGAAGATACTCAAAAGTTTGTGGATTCGTTCCGGCCACATTGGGAGGAATATCGGT TATTTTTGAAATCAATTGATGCATCAGAGCATGTGAAGAATGCTCAATTGATTGTGGAGATGATAAATGAGGTGATAAAAGATGTTGGAGAGGAGAACATG ttcaTTACAGACAACGGGTCAAACTTTAAAGTTGCCGGAAAGATTTTAGAAGAACAACATCCAAAGTTGTTTTGGACTCCGTGTGCAGCACATTGTGTGAATCTCATGATAGGAGATATTGGTGAGAAAATACCAAAGATAAAGACTGCTCTGACTGATGCGAGAGCAATAGTTGTTTACATTTACAACCACAGGAGGATTCTTAATCTGATGAGGAAGTTGACAAAGAACAAGGAGTTGCACAGGTCTTGTGTAACTAGGTTTGCAACACAGTTTTATACTATTCAGAGTATCCACGAGAATCGACATCATATTCAAGTATTGTTTGTTTCTGAAGAATGGAGGAAAAGTGACTTTGCAAAGCAGGCAGTTGGAAAGAAAGTCGAGCAAATAGTGGCAAGAAAGGAATTTTGGGATAACATACACTTAGCTTGTCAAGTCCTAGCTCCTTTGGTAGATGTTGTCAGGTTGGTTCATACAGAAGATAAGCCATGTATGGGTTACATCGATGATGCAATGGATATAGCAAAGGAGCAAATCAAGAAAAATCTCACTGGGACACCTAATGAAAGAATGATCACTACAGTTTGGGCTATGATTCAAACAAGATGGACTGACCAACTTCATCATCCATTACATGCGG CTGGATGTTACCTGAACCCTGCCATTTTTCATGGGGAAAATTCAAGGGAGATACGAAAGAACAGAGACATTGCGACAGGACTTTATGTTGCAATTGATC CTGCTATAAGGGCTAGAACAAAAGTTGCACCAT ATATATGGTGGCGTACTTATGGGATCGACACACCTTTGCTCCAAACATTTGCTATCACAGTCCTTAGTCAAACATGTAGTGCTTCACCTTGTGAAG CTACATTCAATGAAAAGAAATTGTCTTTTACAACAAAAAATGATCTTGTATTCATCCAATACAACACAAGGTTACAAAGACGCTTCAACTCGTTAAAAGCCAACAGATCTTTGGATCCTATTTTATTGAGAGATGTAGATGAAAATGATGATTGGGTTATACCAACAGAAGTTAAGCTTCAAGAGTTTGTTGATGGTAGAGATGGTCTTCTTTGGTCAGCTATGCGAGAGCCAATGGGAGGAACCGAAGAAGTTAGGGTAACTGCTAGGAGCAAAAGAGATAGCTATAGAGATGataacgatgatgatgatgatattcgaGTTGAAGTGGAAGATCTTGATGAACAATTGGATGCCTTAGGTGATGTGGGCTCGGAGGAAGATTTCATGTCTTACGATTAG